The sequence below is a genomic window from Stigmatopora nigra isolate UIUO_SnigA chromosome 4, RoL_Snig_1.1, whole genome shotgun sequence.
ATGCAATTGTCAAAGCGCTACATTAATAGAATGGCCATTTTGATGTGATCTACTCACAAGAATCCTTTTAAAATCTAAGAATTTATAAGACAATGCAGCGTTTGAATTCCATAAAACAATGGACACTCAATAAGTATCTAATGCCCATTTGAAAGATACTCTCAAACAAACATGAACACGACTGACGATAAAAGTTGGTAAATCCGCTCCCTAAACGAGCTGTCattttaagaaggaaaaaaaatgaaactaaagAGCTAAAGATTATTCCTGCAGTGAGTTATTGAGCATTGGAGCTCGAAGGCTCTGAAAAGTTGGCGATGACGTTCTGCTACAATAGCAGATGAAGCCTTTCAGAGGCACAGGAAtgctcagtctttttttttttttatatatataaaagggaTACATCCTTTTAACCTAGTGCAGTTGGAATCTTAGAGGGGTACCAGCCTAGTGGTGTTGAACAGGAGAGGGTTCAGGTCTTCAGCATGGACAGCCCGATGGAGAGAGGGCTCAGAGCGACTCCGCTCAATTTTGGGCAGCAGATCCTGGACCTGCTCAATGGCTACCAGGATCTGACAGGGGAAAGGAAAATGTAAAATAGTAGCATCAAAAGCGTCTTCTAGAAGTTAAATTTACAGCTAAATAGTAAGACTATAGATCATGTTAGGGCAATCAGATAGGTAATGGACTTTTACATTTAGTAGTTTCGTTTTGTATATTTCTTGAAGAAATTCTGTTCCTTGAGAGCTTTAATGTTCCCGAGTGAGAGCATGTCACAGAATAAAGTCACATCGCTATTGTATCAGCATAAGATCCAATAAATGATTGCAACTGCTCCTTAAAGAAGATCTATGAGCACTACATAGTGGTAAGTACTGGAATTACAGGGAGGAATGCAAACTACAACCATAGATTTTCATTTcacattttggtcgccggttgaGACAATATTACTTTTGTGGATGATATTTTTGTAATGGAAAACATAGATTATTACCTGCGGGAACAAAAGCCTCTCATCACGTTTGAATTTTAGGCAGTCGATGATTAGCCTtttcattgacttgggagaggTACTGTAGAGCTTACTGAGGTCTGGGGACAAGTAACCACGTCCCACCATGAATATGATCTGgagaagtaaaataaaaactgtaaaGAATTACTGAAATACCAAATGTGGTGCAAAAgaaacgaagaaaaaaatacagaaaatgcaacaaatggacgactttttgccacttggctcaaaatattttaaagacctCAAATAAAGTGTGGTTTAACCTGATCTCTGTTGTTAATGTTGGAGTAAGGTAGAGTCCCTGACATCAGCTCAAACAGCACTACTCCATAGCCATATACATCAGACTGGAAAGTATATGGGTTGCTGTCTTGCATTCTGATCACCTCTGGGGCCTTAAAAGAGATGAAAATGTCATGTTGtctattattcatttgtgcaatTAAAAGCAGTGAGATGCAATTGAATAAAATGATACCATCCAAAGGATCGATCCACTTGGCTGCTCCATTTGTTGAGAGCCACTCCACCTAGACTTTACTGTCGCTAGACCAAAGTCCCCTATCTTGACAGTCCACCCTTCGTGGAGAAAGATATCTAGAAATCAAACTCAGGAAATACTGTTGCCGATAACTAGGTCAAATTTGATTATATGTGCAAGGTGATGAGCAAAGCCGTTTTGTTTCGTAGGGATGTTCAGGACATTGTGCAAAATGGACAAAGCGTGATTTAGGTTTATACTAGTTTAAATATAAGTCTATGGTCCAGCTATAAGACGAACAGCTGGAATCACAATTCAAACTTAATAGTTGCGGCTTGAGTACGGGACAGGAAAAGGATACTGTTTGATTTCAGGTCGCGATGAATAATATTCTTTGCATGAAGGTAACTGAAAGAGAAAAGTGCATTTAGTTTATTCCTTACTATTCTTGTATGGGTAAGTATATGAGGTACGTTTTATAATAATCATATGTTGTACTCAAGGAGCACCATAAACTACTTAAGTAGTAAGTAAATGCTGAAAAAGATCTTACTCCATGCCCTGTGCTGTTTGTCTGGCCACATCAATCCGCCTCATAGTGTCAAATTTGGTTTCAGAGACATGCAGATGTCGGTACAAGCTACTGCCTTCACACCACTGCGTGATGATAGCAAAATTGGGCTTTGTCATGTAGCCCATGAACAACAAGATGTTGACATGGCGGGTTTTCCTGGGAAAAGgaaaatcatattaaaaaaaaaaaatcaaaaacagcaCATTAGATTTTGCCTGAAtcatttaactaaaaacaataatataaaaaaacataccgtaagacttgcatttcatttttaaaggctTGCAATTGTTCAGGCGTTGGCTCGGTGACTTTCAGGATCTTAATAGCGACATCCCCATGCCACTTTCCCTTGAACACTGTTCCAAAGGAGCCAGCTCCTATTCTCTTCTGGATTGTGACTTCTCGGGAGTGGACCTCCCAGTAGTAACTAGAGTCTCTGTAACCCCCTCGATGCTAAAACACATCCAAGTTGATAATTTAACCTTTTGTCTACGAAAAGCTCCAATGACACACAATAGTGCAAAAAACATTACGTACTACTTTCTTTTTATCTTCTGAAGAGGAAAGCTTTCGTTCTTTGTGCTCTGAAGGGGACTTGGGCGGTCTTCTCCCAGGTGAGCCTAAAGAAGGTGGGCTGGTAGATGGCTTTGGCGATGGTTCAGGACCTAGAGATATACATTT
It includes:
- the LOC144195164 gene encoding serine/threonine-protein kinase A-Raf-like, producing the protein MSSTSSYSSSGETSPEDVPRGGGTIRVYLPNKQRTVVNVRQGQTVYESLDKALKVRGLSQDCCAVFRLLEGRKRLTDWETDITPLVGEELLVEVLDDIPLTMHNFVRKTFFKLAYCDFCHKFLFNGFRCQTCCYKFHQHCSSKVPTVCVDMDTVSKQRPCTDEYPQILLPENSPSRSNIALTPEPARMDLLSPTSAFHFPIPTGDGQSLQRHRSTSTPNVHMVTSVNPAAASIIEEAVKSINTIGPEPSPKPSTSPPSLGSPGRRPPKSPSEHKERKLSSSEDKKKVHRGGYRDSSYYWEVHSREVTIQKRIGAGSFGTVFKGKWHGDVAIKILKVTEPTPEQLQAFKNEMQVLRKTRHVNILLFMGYMTKPNFAIITQWCEGSSLYRHLHVSETKFDTMRRIDVARQTAQGMDYLHAKNIIHRDLKSNNIFLHEGWTVKIGDFGLATVKSRWSGSQQMEQPSGSILWMAPEVIRMQDSNPYTFQSDVYGYGVVLFELMSGTLPYSNINNRDQIIFMVGRGYLSPDLSKLYSTSPKSMKRLIIDCLKFKRDERLLFPQILVAIEQVQDLLPKIERSRSEPSLHRAVHAEDLNPLLFNTTRLVPL